Proteins co-encoded in one Stenotrophomonas maltophilia genomic window:
- a CDS encoding flagellin, whose protein sequence is MAQVINTNTMSLNAQRNLSTSGSSLATTIQRLSSGSRINSAKDDAAGLAISERFGTQIRGTDVAIRNANDGISLAQVAEGSLTEIGNNLQRVRELSVQASNATNSASDRKALQAEVTQLVSEIDRVAKQSDFNGTKLLDGSFSSQLFQVGANAGQAIAIDKTIDAKAGSLGTSTFASGATAALAASTDGARFSGTVMGVDIGTVEVKAGATTADASKAVATAINAKIGEAGIYAEANADGTLKLSSVKEGKAVAAADIALMRSDFDGTAKTWGTAAAAGAYTAGADTAANVQKLDVSTVLGAQQALEVVDKALGAINSTRADLGAIQNRFTSVVANLQTSSENLSSSRSRIKDTDFAKETAELTRTQILQQAGTAMLAQANQVPQGVLSLLR, encoded by the coding sequence ATGGCACAAGTCATCAACACCAACACGATGTCGCTGAACGCTCAGCGCAACCTGAGCACCAGCGGCAGCTCGCTGGCCACCACCATCCAGCGCCTGTCCTCCGGTTCGCGCATCAACAGCGCCAAGGACGACGCCGCCGGTCTGGCGATCTCCGAGCGCTTCGGCACGCAGATCCGCGGTACCGACGTGGCCATCCGCAATGCCAACGACGGCATCTCGCTGGCCCAGGTCGCCGAAGGTTCGCTGACCGAAATCGGCAACAACCTGCAGCGCGTCCGCGAGCTGTCGGTGCAGGCGTCCAACGCCACCAACTCGGCCAGCGACCGCAAGGCCCTGCAGGCCGAAGTGACCCAGCTGGTCAGCGAAATCGACCGCGTAGCCAAGCAGTCCGATTTCAACGGCACCAAGCTGCTGGACGGCTCGTTCTCCAGCCAGCTGTTCCAGGTCGGCGCCAACGCCGGCCAGGCCATCGCCATCGACAAGACCATCGACGCCAAGGCCGGCTCGCTGGGCACCTCGACCTTCGCCAGCGGTGCAACCGCTGCGCTGGCCGCCAGCACCGACGGCGCCCGTTTCTCCGGCACCGTGATGGGCGTTGACATCGGCACCGTCGAAGTCAAGGCCGGTGCCACCACCGCCGATGCCTCCAAGGCCGTGGCCACCGCCATCAACGCCAAGATCGGCGAAGCCGGCATCTATGCTGAAGCCAATGCCGACGGCACGCTGAAGCTGAGCTCGGTGAAGGAAGGCAAGGCCGTGGCCGCTGCCGACATCGCGCTGATGCGCAGCGATTTCGATGGCACCGCCAAGACCTGGGGTACCGCTGCCGCCGCCGGTGCCTACACCGCTGGTGCCGATACCGCCGCCAACGTGCAGAAGCTGGACGTGAGCACCGTGCTCGGCGCACAGCAGGCACTGGAAGTGGTCGACAAGGCCCTGGGTGCGATCAACAGCACCCGTGCCGACCTCGGTGCGATCCAGAACCGCTTCACCTCGGTGGTGGCCAACCTGCAGACCTCGTCGGAAAACCTGTCCTCCTCGCGTAGCCGCATCAAGGACACCGACTTTGCCAAGGAAACCGCCGAGCTGACCCGCACCCAGATCCTGCAGCAGGCCGGTACGGCCATGCTGGCCCAGGCCAACCAGGTGCCGCAGGGCGTGCTCAGCCTGCTGCGCTGA
- a CDS encoding flagellin → MAQVINTNTMSLNAQRNLSTSGSSLATTIQRLSSGLRINSAKDDAAGLAISERFTTQIRGLDVAIRNANDGISLAQVAEGSLNEVGNNLQRIRELGVQASNATNSASDRKALQAEVTQLVSEIDRVAKQADFNGTKLLDGSFTSQLFQVGANAGQAIAINSVVNAKADSLGAATFANGYTGTALAVDKAAADTTYSGLQVSVTPPGGTATTVTISDFTVKAGESISSATAAAINNKLGETGVVASVNAGVISLASVKDGQTFALGVSAATPPTGATAATLAGLGLTESSTNGGTLTGAAASFVKDLNVTTAEGAQKAMSIVDKALESVNSVRADLGAIQNRFTSVVANLQTSSENLSASRSRIRDTDFAKETAELTRTQILQQAGTAMLAQANQVPQNVLSLLQR, encoded by the coding sequence ATGGCACAGGTAATCAACACCAATACGATGTCGCTCAACGCTCAGCGCAACCTGAGCACCAGCGGCAGCTCGCTCGCCACCACCATCCAGCGCCTCTCGTCCGGCCTGCGCATCAACAGCGCGAAGGACGACGCCGCCGGCCTGGCCATCAGCGAGCGCTTCACCACCCAGATCCGTGGTCTGGACGTGGCCATCCGCAACGCCAACGACGGCATCTCGCTGGCCCAGGTCGCCGAAGGTTCGCTGAACGAAGTCGGCAACAACCTGCAGCGCATCCGCGAACTGGGTGTGCAGGCCTCCAACGCCACCAACTCGGCCAGCGACCGCAAGGCCCTGCAGGCCGAAGTGACCCAGCTGGTCAGCGAGATCGACCGCGTCGCCAAGCAGGCCGACTTCAACGGCACCAAGCTGCTGGACGGCAGCTTCACCAGCCAGCTGTTCCAGGTCGGCGCCAACGCCGGCCAGGCCATCGCCATCAACAGCGTGGTCAACGCCAAGGCCGATTCGCTGGGCGCAGCCACCTTCGCCAACGGCTACACCGGCACCGCGCTGGCCGTGGACAAGGCCGCCGCCGATACCACCTACTCCGGCCTGCAGGTCTCGGTGACCCCGCCGGGCGGCACCGCCACCACGGTCACCATCAGCGACTTCACGGTGAAGGCCGGCGAATCGATCAGCTCGGCCACCGCAGCGGCGATCAACAACAAGCTGGGTGAAACCGGTGTGGTCGCCTCGGTCAACGCCGGTGTGATCAGCCTGGCCTCGGTCAAGGATGGCCAGACCTTCGCCCTGGGCGTCAGCGCGGCCACCCCGCCGACCGGCGCCACCGCCGCCACCCTCGCCGGTCTGGGCCTGACCGAAAGCAGCACCAACGGCGGCACCCTGACCGGTGCAGCGGCCAGCTTCGTCAAGGACCTGAACGTCACCACCGCCGAAGGCGCGCAGAAGGCGATGTCCATCGTCGACAAGGCCCTGGAGTCGGTCAACAGCGTGCGCGCCGACCTCGGCGCGATCCAGAACCGCTTCACCTCGGTGGTGGCCAACCTGCAGACCTCCTCGGAGAACCTGTCCGCCTCGCGCAGCCGCATCCGCGATACCGACTTCGCCAAGGAAACCGCCGAACTGACCCGCACCCAGATCCTGCAGCAGGCCGGTACGGCCATGCTGGCCCAGGCCAACCAGGTGCCGCAGAACGTGCTCAGCCTGTTGCAGCGCTGA
- the flgK gene encoding flagellar hook-associated protein FlgK, giving the protein MSSVLSTGTGALLAFQRALATTSHNVANLNTPGYSRQKVDFATADPQNYGYGTVGNGTRITDIRRTADQLAISRLLDSSGELARLKQLSGMADRVNALFSDAATNVSGVWSNFFDSVSGLSSNAAGTADRQNMLDGGKTLANRFVQLNTQLNNLNSEVNNGLLAGATEVNRLAQEIAQINGAIGTNLATAAPDLLDRRDQLITQLIGYTGGTAVIQDGGIMNVYTAGGNALVVGTTATKVTTVADPYQPERLQLALETQGNTIRLDPKAVGGQIGGLLEFRDTVLTPAQAELGKLAVGLAESFNQAHHQGVDLYGQLGGDFFNIGNPRVTGNTSNTGTASLSATYGDLGKLDAQNVVLQFDGSNWKASRADTGASIPLTGTGTAADPLVINGVQLVVGGTPAANDRFLLQPTAGVAGSLEVAITDPSRIAAAAAVKGAAATANTGTGKLSGVTVTDASNANLRNPAAIVFTSATTYTIDGGPPQTYTPGQTISANGWSFVLDGAPKVGDTFNITPTPAGSSDNSNATRLAKVESAKAFNSGTVTLNGALGGLTTQVGAAARSAEYSLDAQLVINDKAQAARDEVSGVNLDEEAADMLRLQQAYQAASQLISTADSMFQTILGAVRR; this is encoded by the coding sequence ATGTCCAGCGTACTTTCCACCGGTACTGGTGCCCTGCTCGCCTTCCAGCGTGCGTTGGCGACCACCAGCCACAATGTGGCCAACCTCAATACCCCCGGCTACAGCCGGCAGAAGGTCGACTTCGCCACCGCCGATCCGCAGAACTACGGCTACGGCACGGTCGGCAACGGCACCCGCATCACCGACATCCGCCGCACGGCCGACCAGCTGGCGATTTCGCGCCTGCTCGACAGCAGTGGCGAACTGGCGCGCCTGAAGCAGCTTTCAGGCATGGCTGACCGGGTCAATGCGCTGTTCTCCGATGCGGCCACCAATGTCTCGGGCGTGTGGTCGAACTTCTTCGACTCGGTCAGCGGCCTGTCCTCCAACGCCGCCGGCACCGCCGACCGCCAGAACATGCTCGATGGCGGCAAGACCCTGGCCAACCGTTTCGTGCAGCTCAACACGCAGCTGAACAACCTCAACAGTGAAGTCAACAACGGTCTGCTGGCCGGTGCCACCGAGGTCAACCGGCTGGCGCAGGAAATCGCGCAGATCAACGGGGCGATCGGCACCAACCTGGCCACCGCCGCACCGGATCTGCTCGACCGTCGTGACCAGCTCATCACCCAGCTGATCGGCTACACCGGCGGCACCGCGGTCATCCAGGACGGCGGCATCATGAACGTCTACACCGCCGGCGGCAACGCGCTGGTGGTGGGCACCACGGCCACCAAGGTCACCACCGTGGCCGACCCCTACCAGCCCGAGCGCCTGCAGCTGGCGCTGGAAACCCAGGGCAACACCATCCGCCTGGACCCCAAGGCCGTGGGCGGCCAGATCGGTGGCCTGCTGGAGTTCCGCGATACGGTGCTGACCCCGGCCCAGGCCGAACTGGGCAAGCTGGCGGTGGGCCTGGCCGAGAGCTTCAACCAGGCCCATCACCAGGGCGTTGACCTGTACGGCCAGCTCGGTGGCGACTTCTTCAACATCGGCAACCCGCGCGTCACCGGCAACACCAGCAACACCGGCACCGCCAGTCTCAGCGCCACCTATGGCGACCTGGGCAAGCTCGACGCGCAGAACGTGGTGCTGCAGTTCGACGGCAGCAACTGGAAGGCCAGCCGCGCCGATACCGGCGCCAGCATTCCGCTGACCGGCACCGGCACCGCCGCCGACCCGCTGGTGATCAACGGTGTGCAGCTGGTGGTCGGTGGTACGCCGGCCGCCAACGATCGCTTCCTGCTGCAGCCCACCGCCGGCGTCGCTGGCAGCCTGGAAGTGGCGATCACCGATCCGTCGCGGATCGCGGCCGCCGCTGCGGTGAAGGGTGCCGCAGCCACCGCCAACACCGGCACCGGCAAGCTGAGCGGTGTCACCGTGACCGACGCCAGCAATGCCAACCTGCGTAATCCGGCTGCGATCGTGTTCACCTCGGCCACCACCTACACCATCGACGGCGGCCCCCCGCAGACCTACACCCCCGGCCAGACCATCAGCGCCAACGGCTGGAGCTTCGTGCTCGACGGTGCGCCCAAGGTCGGTGACACCTTCAACATCACCCCGACCCCGGCCGGCTCGTCCGACAACAGCAATGCGACCCGGCTGGCCAAGGTGGAGAGCGCAAAGGCCTTCAACAGCGGCACGGTCACCCTCAACGGTGCACTGGGTGGGCTGACCACCCAGGTCGGCGCCGCTGCGCGCTCGGCCGAGTATTCGCTGGATGCGCAGCTGGTGATCAATGACAAGGCGCAGGCCGCACGAGATGAAGTGTCCGGCGTCAACCTGGACGAGGAAGCCGCTGACATGCTTCGCCTGCAGCAGGCCTACCAGGCGGCGTCGCAGCTGATCTCCACCGCCGACAGCATGTTCCAGACCATCCTGGGAGCCGTGCGCCGATGA
- the flgJ gene encoding flagellar assembly peptidoglycan hydrolase FlgJ, with translation MRITPAFDLNPAQQNDPAKIDKVARQLEGQFAQMLVKSMRDASFGDSLFPGENKMFRDMYDQKIAEAMTRGKGLGLSGMIARQLSGQAAEGPALDTRVDPAKASRAYQLNAPARPAPALPLEDGSQAVRLLQQMAAGAQGGAQAALAPMAQALDLIAGRESSSMHRSLGTEDPYIGGLQGEDWAANNDQWAATASNRGTAVSPADAMATRTAVAQLGAHTPEGFVASIWQHAQSAAKELGVDARALVAQAALETGWGKRQIKHADGSTSHNLFGIKATGWNGQRAVAGTHEYVDGVRRNETASFRAYSSPAESFADYVRLLKTSPRYQQALQAGTDVQGFARGLQRAGYATDPRYAAKIAAIAGGPTIERAVAAVADAGSRLGQTFASTATAALGITRR, from the coding sequence ATGCGCATCACTCCCGCATTCGATCTGAATCCCGCACAGCAGAACGACCCGGCCAAGATCGACAAGGTCGCGCGCCAGCTGGAAGGCCAGTTCGCGCAGATGCTGGTCAAGAGCATGCGTGATGCCAGCTTCGGCGACTCGCTGTTTCCCGGCGAGAACAAGATGTTCCGCGACATGTACGACCAGAAGATTGCCGAGGCAATGACCCGCGGCAAGGGCCTGGGGCTGTCGGGGATGATTGCCCGCCAGCTGTCCGGCCAGGCCGCCGAAGGCCCGGCACTGGATACCCGCGTGGACCCGGCCAAGGCCAGCCGTGCATACCAACTCAACGCACCGGCGCGCCCGGCACCGGCGCTGCCGCTGGAAGACGGCAGCCAGGCCGTGCGCCTGCTGCAGCAGATGGCCGCCGGCGCACAGGGCGGCGCACAGGCCGCGCTGGCCCCGATGGCGCAGGCCCTGGACCTCATCGCCGGCCGCGAGAGCAGCAGCATGCATCGCTCGCTGGGCACCGAAGATCCGTACATCGGTGGCCTGCAGGGTGAGGACTGGGCCGCCAACAACGACCAGTGGGCGGCCACCGCCAGCAATCGCGGTACCGCGGTCAGCCCGGCCGATGCGATGGCCACCCGTACCGCTGTCGCCCAGCTGGGCGCGCACACGCCGGAAGGCTTCGTGGCCAGCATCTGGCAGCACGCGCAGAGCGCGGCCAAGGAGCTGGGCGTGGACGCCCGCGCACTGGTCGCCCAGGCCGCGCTGGAAACCGGCTGGGGCAAGCGCCAGATCAAGCACGCCGACGGCAGCACCTCGCACAACCTGTTCGGCATCAAGGCCACCGGCTGGAACGGCCAGCGCGCCGTGGCCGGCACCCATGAGTACGTCGATGGCGTGCGCCGCAACGAGACCGCCAGCTTCCGTGCCTACAGCTCGCCGGCCGAAAGCTTCGCCGACTACGTGCGCCTGCTGAAGACCAGCCCGCGCTACCAGCAGGCTCTGCAGGCCGGCACCGACGTGCAGGGCTTCGCCCGTGGCCTGCAGCGCGCCGGCTATGCCACCGACCCGCGCTACGCCGCCAAGATCGCCGCCATCGCCGGCGGCCCGACCATCGAGCGCGCTGTCGCCGCCGTGGCCGATGCCGGCTCACGCCTTGGCCAGACCTTCGCCAGCACCGCGACCGCGGCGCTGGGTATCACCCGTCGTTGA
- a CDS encoding flagellin, giving the protein MAQVINTNTMSLNAQRNLSTSGSSLATTIQRLSSGSRINSAKDDAAGLAISERFGTQIRGTDVAIRNANDGISLAQVAEGSLTEIGNNLQRVRELSVQASNATNSASDRKALQAEVTQLVSEIDRVAKQSDFNGTKLLDGSFSSQLFQVGANAGQAIAIDKTIDAKANALGGARFDTNSLALADPGTNADFSTTGLSINGVAIADVSVKQGADAAATGKASREALVTAINAKIGETGVYAEVNGTTGVTLTSVKDSTNADGSFKAITATPGTWTGATAPTFTATTAAAAPAAKYASNLDVSTVKGAQQAMEIVDKALGAINSTRADLGAIQNRFTSVVANLQTSSENLSSSRSRIKDTDFAKETAELTRTQILQQAGTAMLAQANQVPQGVLSLLR; this is encoded by the coding sequence ATGGCACAAGTCATCAACACCAATACGATGTCGTTGAATGCTCAGCGTAACCTGAGCACCAGCGGCAGCTCGCTGGCCACCACCATCCAGCGCCTGTCCTCCGGTTCGCGCATCAACAGCGCCAAGGATGACGCCGCCGGTCTGGCGATCTCCGAGCGCTTCGGCACGCAGATCCGCGGTACCGACGTGGCCATCCGCAACGCCAACGACGGCATCTCGCTGGCCCAGGTCGCCGAAGGTTCGCTGACCGAAATCGGCAACAACCTGCAGCGCGTCCGCGAGCTGTCGGTGCAGGCTTCCAACGCCACCAACTCGGCCAGCGACCGCAAGGCCCTGCAGGCCGAAGTGACCCAGCTGGTCAGCGAAATCGACCGCGTAGCCAAGCAGTCCGATTTCAACGGCACCAAGCTGCTGGACGGCTCGTTCTCCAGCCAGCTGTTCCAGGTCGGCGCCAACGCCGGCCAGGCCATCGCCATCGACAAGACCATCGATGCCAAGGCCAACGCCCTGGGCGGCGCCCGCTTCGACACCAACTCGCTGGCCCTGGCCGACCCGGGCACCAACGCTGACTTCAGCACCACCGGCCTGTCCATCAACGGTGTGGCCATCGCCGATGTCTCGGTCAAGCAGGGCGCCGACGCCGCTGCCACCGGCAAGGCCTCGCGTGAAGCCCTGGTGACCGCGATCAACGCCAAGATCGGCGAAACCGGCGTCTATGCCGAAGTCAACGGCACCACCGGCGTCACCCTGACCTCGGTCAAGGACAGCACCAACGCCGACGGCTCGTTCAAGGCCATCACCGCCACCCCGGGCACCTGGACCGGCGCCACCGCGCCGACCTTCACCGCCACCACCGCTGCGGCGGCACCGGCGGCGAAGTACGCCAGCAACCTGGACGTCAGCACCGTGAAAGGCGCCCAGCAGGCGATGGAAATCGTCGACAAGGCCCTGGGTGCGATCAACAGCACCCGCGCCGACCTCGGTGCGATCCAGAACCGCTTCACCTCGGTCGTGGCCAACCTGCAGACCTCGTCGGAAAACCTGTCCTCCTCGCGCAGCCGCATCAAGGACACCGACTTTGCCAAGGAAACCGCCGAACTGACCCGCACCCAGATCCTGCAGCAGGCCGGTACGGCCATGCTGGCCCAGGCCAACCAGGTGCCGCAGGGCGTGCTCAGCCTGCTGCGCTGA
- a CDS encoding flagellar basal body P-ring protein FlgI, whose product MAMKLFSSSSWQRRVASLHASVFLVMAMVAPASAERIKDLAQVGGVRGNALVGYGLVVGLDGSGDRTSQAPFTVQSLKNLLGELGVNVPANVNPQLKNVAAVAIHAELPPFAKPGQPIDITVSSIGNAVSLRGGSLLMAPLRGADGQIYAIAQGNLIVGGFGAQGKDGSRVSVNVPSVGRIPNGATVERALPDPLANGGDITLNLHNNDFTTVSRMVAALNNAFGEGAARAVDGVTVAVTAPTDPGARIGLLARIENLELTPGSAPAKVVVNSRTGTVVIGQQVRVGPAAISHGSLTVTIQENTNVSQPNALSGGRTVASPQSTITATNDGSRMFKFSGGTTLDEIVHAVNAVGAAPGDLIAILEALKQAGALSAELEVI is encoded by the coding sequence ATGGCCATGAAACTCTTCTCCTCTTCTTCCTGGCAGCGACGCGTAGCGTCGCTCCACGCATCGGTTTTCCTGGTGATGGCAATGGTCGCCCCCGCCAGCGCCGAGCGCATCAAGGACCTGGCCCAGGTCGGTGGCGTGCGCGGCAACGCGCTGGTGGGCTACGGCCTGGTGGTCGGCCTGGATGGCAGCGGTGATCGCACCAGCCAGGCACCCTTTACGGTGCAGAGCCTGAAGAACCTGCTCGGCGAGCTGGGCGTGAACGTGCCAGCAAACGTCAACCCGCAGCTGAAGAACGTAGCGGCCGTGGCGATCCACGCCGAACTGCCGCCGTTCGCCAAGCCGGGCCAGCCGATCGACATCACCGTCTCTTCGATCGGCAACGCGGTGTCGCTGCGTGGCGGTTCGCTGCTGATGGCGCCGCTGCGCGGTGCCGACGGCCAGATCTACGCCATCGCGCAGGGCAACCTGATCGTGGGTGGCTTCGGCGCCCAGGGCAAGGACGGTTCGCGGGTCTCGGTCAACGTGCCCAGTGTCGGCCGCATTCCCAATGGCGCCACCGTCGAGCGCGCCCTCCCCGATCCGCTGGCCAATGGCGGCGACATCACCCTGAACCTGCACAACAACGATTTCACCACCGTCTCGCGGATGGTCGCTGCGCTCAACAACGCGTTCGGCGAAGGCGCTGCGCGCGCGGTCGATGGCGTGACCGTGGCCGTGACCGCACCGACCGACCCGGGCGCGCGCATCGGCCTGCTGGCCCGCATCGAGAACCTGGAACTGACCCCGGGCAGCGCTCCGGCCAAGGTGGTGGTCAATTCGCGTACCGGCACCGTGGTCATCGGCCAGCAGGTACGGGTCGGCCCGGCGGCGATCTCGCACGGCTCGCTGACTGTCACGATCCAGGAAAACACCAACGTCAGCCAGCCCAATGCCTTGTCCGGTGGACGCACCGTGGCCAGCCCGCAGTCCACCATCACCGCCACCAACGATGGCAGCCGCATGTTCAAGTTCAGCGGCGGTACCACGCTGGACGAGATCGTGCATGCGGTGAATGCGGTGGGGGCCGCGCCGGGCGACCTGATTGCGATCCTGGAAGCCCTGAAGCAGGCCGGCGCATTGAGTGCCGAGCTCGAGGTGATCTGA
- the fliD gene encoding flagellar filament capping protein FliD, producing MADFGYGGIGSGLNISDIVNQLVAADRKPADNALNLQQSKTKMQLSSIGTVTSAFDKLKTALTALKATTAFDTRTVTASGKAGLNNAEDVLTASVALYDLGTTKAAASNGTHIVDVTSLATAHKLIADTSVPKTDTFGAGTLTLTVGVGDKAKTMNVEVEDGDTLTTIRNKIDAAGRKEGVQATLITSGDNQYLSIAQEKTGAANAIKLEYGGSDPKLGALVGSLKQNTPAADAELTIDAVKVVSASNTVADAVPGLTLNLKVPGKSTVVISTDTTAATKVMQEFVTAYNAAIAAINSETKYDAKTKEASALTGDAQMRGASSQLRSVMAGVLKELSASGLDPKAIGLQTRGYPNADGSLVLDTTKFAATLAAQPEKVRQAITGDTGGAGQLYSLVDGYVSTTVGKEGAFVARTKGLNTTLDNIDKRRKDLDTRMKSVEERYKKQFIALDSLMGKLQQSNTALQQQLAQLNR from the coding sequence GTGGCAGACTTTGGATACGGTGGCATTGGCTCGGGACTGAACATCTCGGACATCGTCAACCAGCTGGTCGCGGCAGACCGCAAGCCCGCCGACAATGCGCTGAACCTGCAGCAGTCCAAGACCAAGATGCAGTTGTCGTCGATCGGCACCGTCACCTCGGCCTTCGACAAGCTGAAGACCGCGCTGACCGCGCTGAAGGCCACCACCGCCTTCGACACCCGCACCGTGACCGCCTCGGGCAAGGCCGGCCTCAACAATGCCGAGGACGTGCTGACCGCCTCGGTGGCGCTGTACGACCTGGGCACGACCAAGGCCGCCGCCTCCAATGGCACGCACATCGTCGATGTGACTTCGCTGGCCACCGCCCACAAGCTGATCGCCGACACCTCGGTGCCGAAAACCGACACCTTCGGTGCCGGGACCTTGACGCTGACCGTCGGTGTCGGTGACAAGGCCAAGACCATGAACGTGGAGGTGGAAGACGGCGATACGCTGACCACCATCCGCAACAAGATCGATGCCGCCGGCCGCAAGGAAGGCGTGCAGGCCACGCTGATCACCTCCGGTGACAACCAGTACCTGTCGATCGCCCAGGAAAAGACCGGTGCCGCCAACGCCATCAAGCTCGAGTACGGCGGCAGCGACCCGAAGCTGGGCGCACTGGTCGGCAGCCTGAAGCAGAACACCCCAGCCGCCGATGCCGAACTGACCATCGATGCCGTCAAGGTGGTCAGCGCCAGCAACACCGTGGCCGATGCCGTTCCGGGCCTTACCCTGAACCTGAAGGTGCCCGGCAAGAGCACCGTGGTGATCAGCACCGACACCACTGCGGCGACCAAGGTGATGCAGGAGTTCGTGACCGCCTACAACGCGGCGATCGCGGCGATCAACTCGGAAACCAAGTACGACGCCAAGACCAAGGAAGCATCGGCCCTGACCGGCGATGCCCAGATGCGCGGTGCCTCCAGCCAGCTGCGTTCGGTGATGGCCGGCGTGCTGAAGGAGCTTTCCGCCTCCGGGCTGGACCCGAAGGCGATCGGCCTGCAGACCCGCGGCTACCCCAATGCCGACGGCAGCCTGGTGCTGGATACCACCAAGTTCGCAGCCACCCTGGCCGCCCAGCCGGAGAAGGTGCGCCAGGCGATTACCGGTGACACCGGCGGCGCTGGCCAGCTGTACTCGCTGGTGGACGGCTACGTGAGCACCACGGTCGGCAAGGAAGGCGCCTTTGTTGCACGCACCAAGGGCCTGAACACCACCCTGGACAACATCGACAAGCGCCGCAAGGACCTCGACACGCGCATGAAGAGCGTGGAAGAGCGCTACAAGAAGCAGTTCATCGCGCTGGACAGCCTGATGGGCAAGCTGCAGCAGAGCAACACCGCACTGCAGCAGCAGCTGGCGCAGTTGAATCGCTGA
- the flgL gene encoding flagellar hook-associated protein FlgL, with protein MSTRISTGMMYNQSVSLMMAKQAKLSHLEQQIATGSKIVSAKDDPVGAGAAVGLDRSLAALERMKLNAGNVQNRLGVQENTLAQVNDLMTRVNDLTIQASNPALSAADKKTLITELNQIRDGLLSLANADDGTGRYVFGGTNDGDPPFAKINGKVVYRGDQTQRQIEVGPDTYVRDALPGSEIFMRIPTGDGFVDGNAAAGNTGNGVLTNITRDGSDSWNGQSFSIRFTAADQYQVLDGAGNVTGTGTYKAGDNIEVNGVRLQLTGAPAAGDSFNVKPATSRDIFDTMDKLIAALDADTGTTAKMSAQQNELQSALRDVARASERMIDSRAAGGAQLKALDNAADMREANSVTLKTTLSQMRDLDYADALSQYQLQSTALQAAQTIFSQMQSMSLFNKIR; from the coding sequence ATGAGCACCCGTATCTCCACCGGAATGATGTACAACCAGTCGGTGTCGCTGATGATGGCCAAGCAGGCCAAGCTCAGCCATCTGGAGCAGCAGATCGCCACCGGCAGCAAGATCGTCAGCGCCAAGGACGATCCGGTCGGCGCCGGCGCCGCGGTCGGGCTTGATCGCAGCCTGGCAGCGCTGGAGCGCATGAAGCTCAACGCCGGCAACGTGCAGAACCGCTTGGGCGTGCAGGAAAACACCCTGGCCCAGGTCAACGACCTGATGACCCGCGTCAACGACCTGACCATCCAGGCCAGCAACCCGGCGCTGAGCGCGGCCGACAAGAAGACGCTGATCACCGAGTTGAACCAGATCCGCGACGGCCTGCTGTCGCTGGCCAACGCCGACGATGGCACCGGCCGCTACGTGTTCGGCGGCACCAACGACGGCGATCCGCCCTTTGCCAAGATCAACGGCAAGGTGGTCTACCGTGGCGACCAGACCCAGCGCCAGATCGAAGTCGGCCCGGATACCTACGTGCGCGATGCGCTGCCCGGCAGCGAGATCTTTATGCGCATTCCCACCGGCGATGGCTTCGTCGACGGCAATGCCGCGGCCGGCAACACCGGCAATGGCGTGCTGACCAACATCACCCGCGATGGCAGTGACAGCTGGAACGGACAGTCGTTCAGCATCCGCTTCACCGCCGCCGACCAGTACCAGGTGCTGGACGGTGCCGGCAACGTGACCGGCACCGGCACCTACAAGGCCGGCGACAACATCGAAGTGAACGGCGTGCGCCTGCAGCTCACCGGCGCGCCCGCGGCCGGCGACAGCTTCAACGTCAAGCCGGCCACCAGCCGCGACATCTTCGACACCATGGACAAGCTGATTGCCGCACTGGATGCCGACACCGGCACCACCGCCAAGATGTCCGCGCAGCAGAACGAGTTGCAGAGCGCGTTGCGCGATGTTGCTCGTGCGTCGGAACGGATGATCGATTCGCGCGCCGCCGGTGGCGCGCAGCTGAAGGCGCTGGACAACGCGGCCGACATGCGCGAGGCCAACAGCGTGACCCTGAAGACCACGCTGTCGCAGATGCGCGACCTGGACTACGCCGATGCTTTGAGCCAGTACCAGTTGCAAAGCACCGCACTGCAGGCGGCGCAGACGATCTTCTCGCAGATGCAGTCGATGTCGTTGTTCAACAAGATCCGCTGA